From Penicillium psychrofluorescens genome assembly, chromosome: 6, one genomic window encodes:
- a CDS encoding uncharacterized protein (ID:PFLUO_008955-T1.cds;~source:funannotate), whose amino-acid sequence MAGTDSSFPISSNSRRALNAFRFTDEQDATATLKDGVKPAHGNKENQSSWLNGVVDPMQTSPDKTSTEAPAAAPAPASAVPEKDSKPIKECPQTPGNRIPLADLISNAEDAFDPAPGPEMTPVDHVIWQHVPVSSNPDTSSQTPARRRRKRRHSSSSPSSPSDGNSKKAQKEPLDLQSIQALFKTPQHDLAAELWNNYMDKNMVEGSEQLPPPRLGNLLSSSPQTPASGRTSRDSSGLRRSISCAAEWPTSRAKRRRVNKQEPGSNRGIFARANSNVLDSGKAKSSRINILLEQIEQSLRPAPSAEMAPPNSSPLRQRMDTRRCRSSSPTVDRKHAGDFVAADDCLPPHVPGDDMNVDQKAAFQDSSSEFGDDDLDQEFLDLAEASADPFIAPALAPASDRQEFDSFGSSGWSAVANQQSQSWRPKVPVISEEKATSGEPKHDDSDDFDDDEYGDFPDSLQDVLAACDAKSSSIHTTKPTTKEKPPFKSSGSVTVGAGADVSGEIPQKTSVKPDPESSGDEFDDDDFDLEAIEQTMKQTGENGQAYNMKGRQAIKRHQIVDIVENAYVTPKGRTQPEQVLLVEDEKTRGRKVIVLRESWFDTPCSKDSYIHLVGDFDVTGQCIVDNSHNMVILHPDHLISATVVADSIDCQRRAVLQDRVKAFGALEKPQAFGMFLHEIFQEALKANQWNTEALRSLVETVMQRHVEDLYAIQMSIPQVVEEIMGKIPTIQAWADVFVQTKPQANSMVEDRNSTKLNLSITKLLEVEEHIWSPMYGLKGNIDATVQIACREKDTEKNLVVPLELKTGKRDTNQAHRAQTALYTLLLSDRYDVEVTFGILYYLEVSRTLSIRGIRHELLQMIQQRNRLAGYVRERFQLPPMLKKARMCNNCYAKTPCLIYHKLSEDGNGETSALGDDFDAAVGHLNQSDSDFFRKWDELLTKEEGNLIKARRELWTLLSNEREALGRCFGDLVIDPRSACEDNNATKINRYRYTFLKRQASLNFTFTESQISVGEPIVVSDEKGHFALANGYVVHVSRTHITVAVDRKLHNARTRAAGFDPVINQSFKGIMEVGGDPNDPALEVPEEQVIYRIDKDEFSNGMATVRNNLICMMDNNLFQSRQLRRLIIEGQAPVFKTSSTQYTISGPDSLNVDQKQAIEKVMSAKDYALVLGMPGTGKTTTISHIIRALVAQGKSVLLTSYTHTAVDNILLKIRDDNIRILRLGAPAKIHPDVQQFADLEAIPKTTIEELKDSYEKPQVVATTCLGVNKNIFNQRIFDYCIVDEASQITLPVCVGPIRMARTFILVGDHYQLPPLVQNKAAQEGGLDVSLFKLLSDAQPSSVVNLEHQYRMCEEVMLLSNTLIYSGRLKCGTPEVAARSLEVPDIKALKQFHADDFNASQRQICLGTAQGSCWLRDLVEPSAKTRLVNTDPLGTAALESVQGQRMVNHMETILCAQLVEAFLACGIPARNIGVITFYRSQLSLLRQRLRRYTPELEMHTTDKFQGRDKEIVILSCVRSNSDNHVGELLRDWRRVNVAFTRARTKLLVIGSRSTLRDGNELLYKYVRLVEGNGWVYNLPPGAADSHVFQSAATDATQGQTPDSAKSNKHSPSSKRKKSPASRDPLSPLGPRQPASSNSLRKPAKKGAKFLIGNTVLGNKPVLQDIVNDIMG is encoded by the exons ATGGCCGGGACCGACAGCTCTTTTCCCATATCTTCCAACTCCCGCAGAGCTTTAAACGCCTTCCGCTTCACCGATGAGCAAGACGCCACTGCGACTTTGAAGGATGGGGTTAAACCAGCCCACGGCAACAAGGAGAACCAAAGCTCGTGGCTAAATGGAGTGGTGGACCCGATGCAGACATCACCCGACAAGACCAGCACTGAAGCTCCTGCTGCCGCGCCGGCTCCCGCTTCAGCAGTTCCCGAAAAGGACTCGAAGCCCATCAAAGAGTGCCCACAGACTCCCGGGAACCGAATTCCCCTCGCCGACCTGATCAGCAACGCCGAGGACGCTTTTGATCCCGCTCCAGGCCCGGAAATGACGCCAGTCGACCATGTCATCTGGCAACATGTCCCTGTCAGTTCGAACCCGGATACTTCCTCACAGACCCCGGCGCGTCGTCGCAGAAAGCGGCGCCATAGCTCCTCGTCTCCGAGCTCTCCTTCCGACGGCAACTCGAAAAAGGCGCAAAAAGAGCCATTGGACCTCCAGTCGATACAGGCATTATTTAAGACACCCCAGCATGATCTGGCTGCCGAGTTGTGGAATAACTATATGGACAAGAACATGGTCGAGGGCTCCGAGCAACTTCCACCACCCCGCCTCGGAAACCTTCTCTCATCGTCACCTCAAACACCGGCATCAGGCAGAACTAGCCGAGATTCTTCGGGCTTGAGGCGATCCATAAGTTGTGCAGCTGAATGGCCCACCTCCCGGGCGAAGAGAAGACGCGTCAACAAACAAGAGCCTGGTTCCAACCGTGGCATCTTCGCGCGTGCAAACAGCAATGTCCTTGACTCGGGTAAAGCAAAGTCGTCCAGAATCAATATATTGCTTGAGCAGATTGAACAGAGTCTGCGACCTGCTCCGTCTGCTGAAATGGCTCCGCCCAATTCGTCGCCCCTGCGCCAACGAATGGATACCCGGCGATGTCGCTCGTCGTCTCCGACAGTGGACAGGAAGCACGCTGGAGATTTTGTGGCAGCCGATGATTGCCTTCCACCCCATGTCCCGGGCGATGATATGAATGTCGATCAGAAGGCTGCCTTCCAAGACTCTTCGTCCGAGTTTGGGGATGATGACCTGGATCAGGAGTTCCTCGACTTGGCCGAAGCCTCCGCTGATCCATTCATAGCGCCGGCGCTGGCGCCTGCATCTGATCGTCAAGAATTCGACTCTTTCGGATCCTCAGGCTGGTCAGCTGTTGCAAATCAACAATCCCAGTCGTGGCGGCCGAAGGTGCCCGTTATATCTGAGGAAAAAGCTACTAGTGGCGAACCAAAACATGATGATTCAGACGACTTTGACGATGACGAATATGGGGACTTTCCTGACAGCCTGCAGGATGTTCTTGCAGCATGCGATGCAAAGTCCAGCTCGATCCATACGACGAAACCAACTACCAAAGAAAAACCACCTTTCAAGAGTTCTGGCTCGGTCACTGTTGGCGCAGGCGCTGACGTGTCAGGCGAGATACCACAGAAGACATCTGTGAAACCTGATCCGGAATCCTCTGGCGATGAGtttgacgacgatgattTTGATCTGGAGGCAATTGAACAGACCATGAAGCAGACGGGTGAAAATGGGCAGGCCTAT AACATGAAAGGCCGACAAGCTATCAAACGTCATCAAATCGTTGACATTGTGGAGAACGCGTATGTTACTCCGAAAGGACGTACTCAACCAGAGCAG GTACTgctcgtcgaggacgagaagactAGAGGCCGCAAGGTCATTGTGCTACGCGAATCCTGGTTCGACACGCCCTGCAGTAAAGACTCGTACATTCACCTGGTCGGCGACTTCGATGTAACCGGCCAGTGCATTGTGGACAACTCCCACAACATGGTCATCctgcatcctgatcacctcATCTCCGCCACCGTTGTGGCAGACTCGATAGACTGCCAGCGCCGCGCTGTACTCCAAGACCGTGTCAAAGCCTTTGGTGCTCTCGAGAAACCACAGGCTTTCGGAATGTTTTTGCATGAAATCTTCCAAGAAGCCCTGAAAGCTAATCAATGGAATACGGAAGCCCTACGATCGCTGGTTGAAACCGTTATGCAGAGGCATGTCGAGGACCTGTACGCCATTCAGATGAGTATACCTCAAGTTGTTGAGGAGATCATGGGCAAGATACCCACTATCCAAGCGTGGGCAGATGTCTTTGTTCAGACCAAGCCACAG GCCAACTCGATGGTTGAGGACCGCAATAGCACAAAGCTGAATCTGAGTATCACCAAATTGCTTGAAGTTGAGGAGCACATCTGGTCTCCGATGTATGGACTTAAGGGCAATATCGATGCCACAGTGCAGATTGCCTGTCGCGAGAAGGACACAGAAAAAAACCTCGTTGTTCCGCTCGAGCTCAAAACAGGCAAGAGAGATACGAACCAGGCCCATAGAGCACAAACGGCCCTATACACCTTACTTCTTTCTGACCGTTATG ACGTTGAGGTCACCTTTGGGATTCTGTACTATCTTGAAGTGTCCAGGACTCTCAGCATTCGTGGTATTCGGCACGAGCTCCTCCAAATGATCCAGCAGCGAAATCGGCTCGCTGGGTATGTCCGCGAGCGCTTCCAGCTTCCACCCATGCTCAAGAAAGCTCGCATGTGCAATAACTGCTATGCGAAGACACCGTGCCTCATCTATCACAAGCTAAGCGAGGATGGCAATGGTGAAACGAGCGCTCTAGGTGACGACTTTGATGCCGCTGTTGGCCATCTCAACCAAAGTGACAGCGATTTCTTCCGTAAATGGGATGAGCTTCTAACCAAGGAGGAAGGCAACTTGATCAAGGCCCGGCGAGAGCTGTGGACGTTGTTGAGCAACGAGCGGGAGGCTCTAGGTCGGTGCTTTGGAGATCTTGTGATTGATCCGAGGTCTGCATGCGAAGATAACAATGCCACCAAAATTAACCGCTACCGCTACACATTCCTCAAACGACAGGCATCTCTCAACTTCACTTTTACGGAATCACAGATTTCTGTCGGTGAGCCCATCGTCGTGTCTGATGAGAAAGGTCATTTTGCGCTCGCAAATGGCTATGTGGTGCATGTGAGCCGGACGCATATCACTGTCGCTGTGGACAGAAAGTTGCACAATGCGAGAACACGAGCAGCTGGCTTCGACCCCGTCATAAATCAGTCATTCAAGGGCATCATGGAAGTTGGCGGAGACCCTAATGATCCTGCCTTGGAGGTCCCTGAGGAACAGGTGATTTACCGAATCGACAAGGATGAGTTCAGCAACGGCATGGCCACTGTCCGCAACAATCTCATCTGTATGATGGACAACAACTTGTTTCAGTCAAGACAGCTGAGGCGGCTCATCATCGAGGGTCAAGCGCCTGTCTTCAAGACCTCTTCCACGCAATACACCATCTCTGGACCCGACAGTCTAAATGTCGATCAGAAGCAGGCGATCGAGAAAGTTATGAGCGCCAAGGATTATGCCTTGGTTCTGGGTATGCCTGGGACTGGCAAGACAACTACCATCTCTCATATAATTCGCGCGCTAGTGGCCCAAGGAAAGAGTGTTCTCCTCACGTCTTATACTCACACTGCAGTCGACAACATTTTGCTAAAGATTCGAGACGACAACATCCGCATTCTGCGTCTTGGTGCTCCCGCTAAAATCCATCCAGACGTGCAACAGTTTGCTGATCTGGAAGCGATTCCGAAAACGACCATCGAAGAGCTCAAGGATTCGTATGAGAAGCCGCAGGTGGTTGCCACTACATGCCTTGGCGTTAACAAAAACATCTTCAATCAGCGCATCTTTGACTATTGCATCGTCGACGAAGCCTCGCAGATCACACTTCCGGTCTGCGTGGGCCCGATCCGCATGGCAAGGACGTTCATTCTCGTCGGCGACCACTACCAACTACCTCCACTTGTGCAAAACAAAGCAGCCCAAGAAGGAGGGCTTGATGTCAGTCTTTTTAAGCTGCTCTCTGACGCACAACCGAGCTCAGTGGTCAACTTGGAACACCAATACCGCATGTGCGAGGAGGTTATGCTACTTTCCAACACCCTGATCTACTCGGGTCGGCTGAAATGCGGAACGCCCGAGGTTGCAGCGCGATCACTGGAGGTGCCGGATATCAAGGCCCTTAAGCAGTTCCATGCCGACGATTTTAATGCCTCTCAAAGACAAATCTGTTTGGGCACGGCGCAGGGAAGCTGCTGGCTCCGAGACCTGGTCGAGCCATCTGCCAAAACCCGACTTGTGAACACAGATCCGCTCGGCACCGCAGCCCTCGAATCTGTGCAGGGCCAGCGCATGGTGAACCACATGGAGACAATCCTCTGCGCGCAACTCGTCGAGGCCTTCCTCGCCTGCGGGATTCCCGCTCGCAACATCGGCGTCATCACCTTCTATCGCAGCCagctctctcttctccgccagcgtCTCCGCCGCTACACGcccgagctggagatgcaCACGACCGACAAATTCCAAGGCCGGGACAAGGAAATCGTGATCCTGAGCTGCGTCCGCAGCAACTCCGATAACCACGTCGGCGAGCTCCTCCGCGACTGGCGCCGCGTCAACGTCGCGTTCACCCGCGCGCGCACAAAgctcctcgtcatcggcagTAGATCCACCCTGCGCGACGGTAACGAGCTACTGTACAAATATGTCCGTCTGGTCGAAGGAAATGGCTGGGTCTATAATCTGCCCCCTGGCGCGGCGGACAGCCACGTCTTCCAGTCTGCAGCAACCGATGCTACGCAGGGGCAAACTCCTGACTCTGCGAAGAGTAATAAGCACAGTCCCAGCTCGAAAAGGAAGAAGTCTCCAGCCTCGCGGGATCCTCTGAGTCCGCTGGGTCCTCGACAGCCTGCTAGTAGCAACAGTCTTCGGAAGCCGGCGAAGAAAGGCGCCAAATTTTTGATTGGCAATACCGTATTGGGGAACAAACCTGTTCTTCAGGACATCGTGAATGATATTATGGGCTGA
- a CDS encoding uncharacterized protein (ID:PFLUO_008953-T1.cds;~source:funannotate) gives MVTRTRNQPKDDQLNIKQLQNKRVQKPQPRLTDSEVRKKRRDVAKKTRDLIRPISKALHLTTPPSGYKATFKNTEPLKPTGKSFPGLSPLTVKVVRGDTFETAVTLDNARELMGCQDTQTICVLNFANARSMGGGWLNGAMAQEEELCYRSTLSATLKPRFYPLGELEAVYSPNVVIFRENYAKNHSLMWHETPELLPVVSIISIAAPDRPATTVADDGQEKYLNPLDRDMMKDKMRLILRVAGHSGHRRLVLGAFGCGVFRNPKHDVAHCWAEVLKENEFKGWWEMIVFAILEKNADSVDGAGLTLRILRSILGNLQV, from the coding sequence ATGGTTACTAGGACCAGAAATCAGCCAAAAGACGATCAACTAAACATTAAACAACTCCAAAACAAACGAGTCCAAAAGCCTCAGCCGAGATTGACAGACAGTGAAGTCAGGAAAAAGCGACGCGACGtggcgaagaagacccgCGACTTGATCCGGCCAATCTCAAAAGCCTTACACCTCACGACGCCTCCAAGCGGATACAAAGCCACCTTTAAAAATACGGAGCCGCTGAAACCAACAGGAAAATCTTTTCCAGGTCTTTCCCCGCTCACTGTCAAAGTTGTGCGAGGTGACACCTTTGAGACGGCAGTCACCCTCGACAATGCCCGTGAGCTGATGGGGTGTCAGGATACGCAGACAATCTGCGTTCTCAACTTTGCAAACGCTAGAAGTATGGGCGGTGGATGGCTTAATGGGGCAATGgctcaagaagaagagctgtGCTATCGTAGTACCCTCAGCGCCACCCTCAAGCCTCGTTTCTATCCCCTCGGGGAGCTGGAAGCAGTGTACTCGCCCAAcgtcgtcatcttccgcgAGAACTATGCCAAGAATCACAGCTTGATGTGGCACGAGACCCCGGAGTTGCTCCCGGTTGTCAGTATTATCAGCATCGCCGCGCCTGACAGACCGGCGACCACGGTggccgatgatggccaggaaAAGTACCTGAACCCCCTTGATCGGGACATGATGAAGGACAAAATGCGCCTGATTCTGCGCGTGGCAGGGCATAGCGGGCATCGCAGGCTGGTCCTTGGGGCATTTGGATGCGGTGTCTTCAGAAATCCCAAGCACGACGTGGCGCATTGCTGGGCTGAGGTCTTGAAAGAGAATGAGTTCAAGGGATGGTGGGAGATGATCGTGTTCGCTATATTGGAGAAAAACGCGGATTCTGTCGATGGTGCGGGTTTGACGTTGCGAATCTTGAGGAGTATATTGGGCAATCTTCAGGTCTGA
- a CDS encoding uncharacterized protein (ID:PFLUO_008952-T1.cds;~source:funannotate): MSAILSADDLNDFISPGVACIKPVETLPPKDTKTQENAYEVTTEDKVQPETLPPAQISLTDCLACSGCVTSAEAVLISLQSHTEVLNTLDSFPELPLTPGATIANAGAADEGRIFVASVSPQVRAGLAATYGISEKEAGYMIDQFLRGPQGLRAGGKHGSGFTWVVDTNIMREAVLVLTADEVSESLSSENSDSPLPQRPVLSSACPGWICYAEKTHPFILPHLSRLKSPQALSGTFFKTVLSKALGVPPSQIWHLALMPCFDKKLEASREELTDMSWQTGANEQHQPVRDVDCVITTRELLSLASSRGFSLPNLPLQPLPPTFTPPFPEKALDFFISSTRSRTEQTLEAGTSGGYLHHVLKAFQARNPESELVTHRGRNADVVEYILNSKDGQPIMKAARYYGFRNIQNLVRKLKPARASRLPGAARRQAMSRNATAGGGSDYAYVEVMACPGGCTNGGGQMRVEDAREATGAMDTTDSVATSKPSPHEQRAWLARVDEAYFSMESDSENEEPPQPVSAADKEAQIHEGLSQWSRFMDIPLEKLVYTTYRKVESEVGKDKNTDDTTRVAELAGKIGGGW; the protein is encoded by the exons ATGAGCGCGATCCTGTCTGCGGACGACTTGAACGATTTCATTTCGCCGGGGGTTGCCTGCATTAAGCCAGTTGAAACACTCCCACCAAAAGACACAAAGACCCAGGAG AATGCCTACGAAGTCACCACCGAAGACAAAGTCCAGCCGGAGACTCTTCCACCCGCCCAGATCTCTTTGACGGACTGCTTGGCTTGTTCGGGCTGTGTCACTTCTGCCGAAGCGGTTCTCATCTCCCTTCAGTCTCACACGGAGGTCCTCAATACGCTGGACTCTTTCCCAGAACTACCTCTGACGCCGGGCGCGACGATTGCAAATGCCGGGGCAGCAGATGAAGGCAGGATATTCGTCGCCAGTGTCAGCCCTCAGGTCCGCGCCGGTCTGGCAGCTACGTATGGTATCTCCGAGAAGGAAGCGGGGTACATGATCGACCAGTTCCTACGCGGCCCGCAAGGTCTACGGGCCGGTGGGAAGCACGGCAGCGGCTTTACTTGGGTGGTGGACACAAACATCATGCGGGAGGCTGTGCTGGTACTCACAGCAGATGAGGTGTCGGAGTCTCTCAGCTCCGAAAATTCAGACAGTCCGCTTCCCCAACGACCAGTCCTGTCTTCGGCTTGTCCAGGGTGGATCTGCTATGCTGAGAAGACGCATCCATTTATCCTGCCGCATCTCTCTCGGCTGAAATCTCCCCAAGCACTGTCTGGGACATTTTTCAAGACCGTTTTGAGCAAGGCTCTCGGGGTCCCACCCTCGCAGATATGGCACCTGGCGCTCATGCCCTGTTTCGACAAGAAGTTGGAGGCTAGTCGCGAAGAACTTACCGATATGTCATGGCAGACTGGGGCAAACGAGCAACACCAGCCTGTCCGCGATGTTGATTGTGTTATTACCACGCGCGAGCTCCTCTCCCTAGCCTCGTCTCGGGGCTTTTCATTGCCGAACCTGCCGTTGCAGCCTCTACCCCCGACCTTCACCCCGCCATTCCCCGAGAAAGCGCTTGATTTCTTTATATCCTCCACACGCTCTCGAACAGAACAGACTCTTGAAGCCGGCACATCGGGAGGCTACCTCCACCACGTGCTGAAGGCCTTCCAAGCCCGAAACCCTGAGAGCGAGCTCGTCACCCATCGCGGGCGCAACGCCGATGTTGTCGAATACATCCTAAATTCCAAAGACGGCCAGCCCATCATGAAAGCAGCCCGCTACTACGGCTTCCGGAACATCCAGAACTTGGTGCGGAAACTCAAGCCTGCTCGCGCATCGAGACTCCCCGGCGCTGCACGACGACAGGCAATGTCGCGCAACGCCACGGCTGGCGGTGGGTCGGATTACGCCTACGTGGAAGTCATGGCATGCCCCGGCGGCTGCACGAACGGCGGTGGTCAGATGCGCGTGGAAGATGCCAGAGAAGCGACTGGGGCGATGGACACAACGGACTCTGTTGCCACATCCAAACCGTCCCCTCATGAGCAGCGTGCATGGCTTGCTCGCGTCGATGAAGCGTACTTCTCCATGGAGTCAGACTCGGAGAATGAAGAACCTCCTCAACCTGTCTCTGCAGCAGACAAGGAAGCCCAGATCCATGAAGGTCTAAGTCAGTGGTCACGATTCATGGATATCCCACTCGAGAAGCTTGTCTACACTACATACCGCAAGGTCGAAAGCGAAGTCGGTAAAGATAAGAACACGGACGATACTACTCGGGTTGCAGAGCTGGCTGGGAAGATCGGTGGCGGTTGGTAA
- a CDS encoding uncharacterized protein (ID:PFLUO_008954-T1.cds;~source:funannotate), whose protein sequence is MPELAEVARIVHFIRQHLVGKTLSKVQAQHDDIVYGKVGTSAAEFQKAMQGKKIVGAGQQGKYFWITMSSPPHAVMHFGMAGWLKIKDADTYYYRSDKPADKEWPPKYWKFLMETSDEVKTEAAFVDFRRLSRIRLVDCPADDIRNHTPLKENGPDPVADKETVTAEWLMNKLRSKKVPIKALLLDQANISGIGNWMGDEILYHAKIHPEQYSNTLSDEQIKELHTAIHYVCSTSLDVLADSEKFPEHWLFKHRWGKGKKNQPAVLPNGDKITFLTVGGRTSAVVPSVQKKTGAVAKDFDESANGTPANSKRKRASVKKESDSEAEEAVKPKSSKSQSKKKRTAVKSEDLEEEKKPNDASLGRRRSTRTRT, encoded by the exons atgccggAACTAGCAGAGGTTGCAAGGATTGTGCATTTTATCCGCCAACACTTGGTCGGCAAGACCCTGTCCAAGGTCCAGGCGCAGCATGATGATATTGTGTACGGGAAAGTGGGGACCAGCGCGGCCGAGTTCCAGAAAGCGATGcagggcaagaagatcgtAGGCGCTGGACAACAAGGCAAATATTTCTGGATCACCATGTCGTCGCCACCGCATGCAGTGATGCACTTTGGGATGGCCGGCTggctgaagatcaaggatgccgacACATACTACTACCGATCCGACAAGCCGGCAGATAAGGAGTGGCCGCCGAAATATTGGAAATTTTTGATGGAGACCAGCGATGAGGTCAAGACGGAGGCGGCATTTGTGGATTTCCGTCGTCTCAGCCGGATCAGGCTGGTTGATTGCCCGGCCGATGATATTCGCAACCACACGCCCCTCAAAGAGAACGGGCCAGATCCAGTCGCTGATAAGGAAACCGTGACGGCGGAGTGGTTGATGAACAAACTGCGGAGCAAGAAAGTGCCCATCAAAGCGCTTTTGCTCGACCAAGCTAACATCAGCGGAATTGGGAATTGGATGGG GGATGAGATTCTTTACCACGCCAAAATACACCCAGAACAATACAGCAACACCTTGTCCGAcgagcagatcaaggaaCTGCATACCGCGATACATTATGTCTGCTCTACCTCCCTCGACGTATTGGCTGATTCAGAGAAATTCCCTGAGCACTGGCTTTTCAAACATCGGTGGggcaaggggaagaagaatcagCCCGCGGTTCTTCCCAATGGCGACAAGATCACATTTCTCACCGTTGGCGGCCGGACCAGTGCAGTCGTTCCGTCTGTCCAGAAAAAGACCGGGGCTGTGGCCAAGGATTTCGATGAGAGTGCCAATGGTACGCCGGCAAACTCGAAACGCAAGAGAGCATCGGTGAAAAAGGAGAGCGATTCAGAAGCTGAGGAAGCGGTCAAGCCGAAGTCTTCGAAATcacagagcaagaagaagcgaacGGCTGTAAAGAGTGAAGacttggaagaagagaagaagccaAATGATGCGAGTCTTGGTAGACGACGCTCTACACGGACAAGGACATAG